One genomic segment of Desulfobacterales bacterium includes these proteins:
- a CDS encoding M48 family metallopeptidase — MKRLLWVAAICFLVSAGCEDIDLRLATEAGIDVVKAITLSDKEVMQLAEKAAVQIDQKNQIAPPESKYTKRLNRLVGEHRQEDGYTFEYKVYLSPTVNAFALGNGSIRIYSGLMDMMDDSELRFVIGHEMGHVVEKHIKKKMELALASSALRKGIASQQNIVGDLARSALGSFINAFLNAQFSQEEEKAADAYALKFMKREGYDQKGAISALEKLATLGSNHTFLSSHPAPGKRAERMKMGIHSPEKLAEKGLMEKAWSILQSIIKWAIEIVGKIISYFI; from the coding sequence ATGAAACGTCTTCTCTGGGTTGCCGCTATTTGCTTTCTTGTTTCCGCTGGCTGCGAGGATATCGACCTGCGGCTTGCCACAGAAGCCGGGATAGACGTGGTCAAGGCGATAACCCTCTCAGATAAAGAGGTGATGCAGCTGGCAGAAAAAGCAGCCGTACAAATAGATCAGAAAAATCAGATCGCCCCGCCGGAAAGCAAGTATACAAAGCGGCTTAACCGCTTGGTCGGCGAGCATCGGCAGGAGGACGGCTACACCTTTGAATATAAGGTATACCTCTCCCCGACCGTCAATGCCTTTGCCCTGGGCAACGGCAGCATCCGAATCTACAGCGGGCTGATGGATATGATGGACGACAGCGAGTTGCGATTTGTCATCGGCCATGAGATGGGGCATGTAGTTGAGAAGCACATCAAAAAAAAGATGGAACTGGCACTTGCATCCAGTGCCCTTCGCAAGGGGATTGCCTCCCAGCAAAACATTGTCGGGGACCTGGCCCGCTCAGCACTTGGCAGCTTTATAAACGCTTTTTTAAACGCTCAGTTTTCCCAGGAAGAGGAAAAGGCGGCGGACGCCTATGCGCTGAAATTCATGAAACGGGAGGGCTACGATCAAAAGGGGGCGATTTCTGCGCTGGAGAAACTGGCGACCCTGGGAAGCAATCATACTTTTCTGTCCAGCCATCCGGCGCCCGGAAAAAGAGCCGAGCGGATGAAAATGGGGATTCATTCGCCTGAAAAACTTGCGGAAAAAGGATTGATGGAAAAAGCCTGGTCGATACTTCAATCAATTATCAAATGGGCGATAGAGATTGTTGGTAAAATCATCTCGTATTTTATTTAA
- a CDS encoding HU family DNA-binding protein, with protein sequence MVGLHMITAKKYKGYPGRNPKTWEIVRVKPKKLPFFKCGGDLNERINKKSYIQIENTSQPRSPHYRH encoded by the coding sequence ATTGTCGGCCTTCATATGATAACGGCAAAAAAATATAAAGGCTACCCCGGCCGCAATCCCAAAACCTGGGAAATAGTAAGGGTTAAACCCAAAAAACTGCCGTTCTTCAAGTGCGGCGGGGATCTTAACGAGAGGATCAATAAGAAATCATATATTCAGATTGAAAACACCTCACAGCCAAGGAGCCCTCACTATAGACATTGA
- a CDS encoding phenylpyruvate tautomerase MIF-related protein, which yields MPYFKIETNREVDEVGREAFIPEAARFAARLLTKPEESVMVSLVSCAAMRFQANENPTAYVEFKSIGLEREQCPEYAKAICEYLESSLGIAPQRIYIEFADIDPKMFGWDKSTF from the coding sequence ATGCCGTATTTTAAAATCGAGACCAACCGGGAAGTTGATGAAGTGGGGCGGGAAGCCTTTATTCCGGAGGCCGCCCGCTTTGCCGCCCGGCTTTTGACAAAGCCGGAGGAAAGTGTGATGGTATCGCTGGTATCATGCGCCGCCATGCGGTTTCAGGCCAATGAGAATCCAACCGCCTATGTTGAGTTCAAAAGTATCGGGCTTGAGCGGGAGCAGTGTCCGGAATATGCCAAAGCCATCTGCGAATATCTGGAGTCCTCGCTGGGCATTGCCCCGCAGCGGATCTATATCGAATTTGCGGATATCGACCCAAAAATGTTCGGCTGGGACAAATCCACTTTCTGA
- a CDS encoding NUDIX hydrolase, with translation MKISSFEKLTDCRHLNLYAIAYQDRAENDRTWYIASRNDPPKIISGRFEMPDAVVIVAKHREDAKLVVVREFRVPLGGYQYGFPAGLVDSGETLESACARELYEETGLTVDRMIKSSPPVYSTSGMTDESVSMVYVECSGDISNAGNSSSEDIHPFLVSPDEALALCRAPKHMMDVKTWLVLQTFGETGRVF, from the coding sequence ATGAAAATCAGCTCTTTTGAAAAACTCACGGATTGCCGGCATTTAAACCTATACGCCATTGCCTACCAGGACCGGGCGGAAAACGATCGCACCTGGTATATTGCGTCGCGCAATGATCCGCCCAAAATTATCAGCGGCCGGTTTGAAATGCCGGATGCCGTCGTCATCGTGGCGAAGCACAGGGAGGACGCCAAACTGGTTGTTGTGAGGGAATTCCGTGTGCCGCTGGGCGGATACCAGTACGGGTTTCCGGCGGGCCTGGTTGATTCCGGGGAGACGCTGGAAAGTGCCTGCGCCCGGGAGTTGTATGAGGAGACGGGCCTGACGGTTGATCGAATGATCAAGTCGAGTCCGCCGGTCTATTCCACATCCGGCATGACCGATGAGTCCGTGTCCATGGTATATGTTGAATGCAGCGGTGACATTTCCAATGCCGGCAATTCAAGCTCAGAGGACATCCATCCCTTTCTGGTCTCCCCGGATGAGGCGCTGGCCTTGTGCCGGGCGCCGAAGCATATGATGGATGTTAAGACCTGGCTGGTGCTTCAGACGTTTGGTGAAACCGGGCGCGTTTTCTGA
- a CDS encoding helix-turn-helix domain-containing protein, producing MSADRMRISTGVSELDPLLGGLLIGDNVVWYDDAGSLAAVFTLNFIQSAEAQHKPFIYVSFDRSPRNLIEKLGPLADNPHLAILDCFTYGKGKGADVFQSFYEGREAPGCQLIPVEAPHDPEEVMAHFHRIRSQAEADVRFVFESLTGMQELWAGEEQISRFYTHTCPRLYELNTIGFWIIEKDAHSKRLKASINQIAQVAIELSLKRGKTSLSVLKAENREIDAVNTPHYYWTKGLSITFSPEKQRAAAQVDIGARVRDLRSKRGISQSELGKLVGVTPSNISQVESNQIYPSITALMKMAEILSVEVGAFFQDKAGEDNACVFQGAAATEVQLPDMPKDALIVKQLTPLDSGARVEAYLIEVLPGKLLPAHFFVHKGEEFGYLLNGKLEVAFGAAKSFMRAGDIIHLTTRMPSQWQNTGTGSAKVLWLKLS from the coding sequence ATGAGCGCGGACCGAATGCGGATTTCCACCGGCGTGAGCGAACTCGACCCTTTGCTCGGCGGGCTTTTGATCGGGGATAATGTGGTATGGTACGATGATGCGGGGAGTCTGGCCGCGGTTTTCACGCTTAATTTTATCCAATCCGCCGAAGCCCAGCACAAGCCGTTTATTTACGTGAGTTTTGACCGCTCCCCCCGAAATCTGATCGAAAAGCTGGGGCCGCTGGCCGACAATCCGCATCTGGCGATTCTGGACTGCTTTACCTATGGCAAGGGCAAGGGCGCGGATGTATTTCAAAGCTTTTATGAAGGCCGGGAAGCGCCGGGCTGTCAGTTAATCCCGGTGGAAGCCCCGCATGATCCGGAAGAGGTGATGGCGCACTTTCACCGGATTCGCTCGCAGGCTGAGGCGGATGTCCGGTTTGTTTTTGAGAGCCTCACCGGCATGCAGGAGCTATGGGCAGGGGAGGAGCAGATCAGCCGGTTTTATACCCATACCTGCCCGAGATTGTATGAGTTAAACACCATCGGCTTCTGGATTATTGAAAAGGATGCGCATTCCAAGCGGCTGAAGGCCTCTATCAATCAGATCGCGCAGGTGGCCATTGAGTTGTCCTTAAAGCGCGGCAAAACTTCGCTTTCCGTATTAAAGGCGGAAAACCGGGAAATTGATGCGGTCAACACCCCCCATTACTATTGGACCAAGGGCTTGAGCATCACATTCAGCCCGGAGAAGCAGCGGGCAGCCGCGCAGGTTGATATTGGCGCCCGGGTACGCGATCTCCGAAGCAAACGAGGGATATCCCAATCGGAGCTGGGAAAGCTTGTGGGGGTGACACCGAGCAACATCTCTCAGGTGGAAAGCAATCAGATTTATCCCTCGATCACTGCGCTTATGAAAATGGCGGAAATCCTTTCCGTGGAGGTTGGCGCTTTTTTTCAGGATAAGGCGGGGGAGGACAATGCCTGTGTATTTCAGGGAGCCGCTGCCACCGAGGTTCAGCTGCCGGATATGCCCAAGGATGCGCTTATCGTCAAACAGCTCACGCCCTTGGATTCGGGTGCCCGGGTTGAGGCGTATTTAATTGAGGTCCTGCCCGGAAAACTTCTGCCCGCCCATTTTTTTGTCCACAAGGGAGAAGAGTTCGGTTACCTGTTAAACGGAAAGCTTGAAGTCGCGTTCGGCGCCGCCAAAAGCTTCATGCGGGCGGGTGATATCATCCATTTGACAACCCGGATGCCCTCCCAGTGGCAAAATACGGGGACCGGTTCGGCCAAAGTGCTGTGGCTGAAGCTTTCTTAA
- a CDS encoding methylenetetrahydrofolate reductase, with product MPSAFKKALDSGKFVVTCEVAPGKGTNLEKVGHHIELLKDKVDAMNVTDHQSSVMRFPSLGGALMVKEMGGEPILQMTCRDRNRLALQADLLFASSRGIHNVLCLTGDSVMLGDHKEAKGVFDLDSSQLVAAIRSLESGKDMAGNELDGGVSFCAGAIVTPEANPIEPQLIKFEKKIEAGAEFIQTQAVYDLDNFKRFMDYARQFPVKILAGVILLTSAPMARFMNKNVAGVTVPQNLIDEMASAPKGGALAKGIAIAGRMIRQIREENICHGVHIMAIGKEDKVPEIMEAAGLNA from the coding sequence ATGCCGTCCGCATTTAAGAAAGCCCTGGACTCGGGCAAATTCGTCGTTACCTGTGAAGTCGCCCCCGGCAAAGGCACCAACCTTGAGAAAGTGGGGCATCACATAGAGCTCTTGAAAGACAAAGTCGATGCGATGAATGTGACAGACCATCAGAGCTCCGTGATGCGCTTTCCCTCCCTGGGCGGCGCTCTCATGGTCAAGGAAATGGGCGGCGAGCCCATCCTCCAGATGACCTGCCGGGACAGAAACCGGCTGGCCCTTCAGGCGGATCTTTTGTTTGCCTCAAGCCGCGGGATACATAACGTGCTGTGCCTGACCGGCGATTCCGTAATGCTGGGCGACCACAAGGAGGCCAAGGGGGTCTTTGATCTGGACTCCAGCCAGCTGGTGGCCGCTATCCGAAGTCTTGAATCCGGAAAAGACATGGCGGGCAATGAACTGGACGGGGGCGTGTCCTTCTGCGCCGGCGCCATTGTCACCCCGGAGGCCAATCCGATAGAGCCGCAGCTCATTAAATTCGAAAAAAAGATTGAGGCGGGCGCTGAGTTTATCCAGACCCAGGCCGTATATGACCTGGACAATTTTAAACGGTTTATGGACTATGCCCGCCAGTTTCCGGTCAAAATCCTGGCCGGTGTCATTCTTCTGACCTCCGCCCCAATGGCGCGGTTTATGAATAAGAATGTGGCAGGCGTTACCGTGCCCCAGAATCTGATCGACGAGATGGCCTCAGCCCCTAAAGGCGGGGCACTTGCCAAGGGCATTGCCATTGCCGGCAGGATGATCCGGCAGATCAGGGAGGAAAACATCTGCCACGGTGTTCACATCATGGCCATCGGCAAGGAAGACAAGGTTCCGGAGATTATGGAAGCCGCCGGCCTGAACGCCTGA
- a CDS encoding methylenetetrahydrofolate reductase C-terminal domain-containing protein, protein MIRSITRPKSEEEIDRLLEDAGRLFIIGCGTCVTLTHTGGEPEVAAMKDKLSAKGKVITGTTVVPVACDNLTGEMLKELKAPLNQAEALLIMTCAYGVQTIARQLKKFVVPALDTLFVGKETAYGEFNEICKQCGTCVIGETGGICPVTACHKGLVNGPCGGTNNGKCEIDPDKDCAWTLIYNRLNELGRLELMRHYQQPRNHLGEPSPGKFNI, encoded by the coding sequence ATGATCCGCTCCATTACCCGGCCCAAATCCGAGGAAGAAATTGACCGGCTGCTCGAAGACGCCGGGCGCCTATTCATTATCGGCTGCGGCACCTGCGTGACCCTGACCCATACCGGCGGGGAGCCGGAGGTCGCCGCCATGAAGGACAAACTCTCGGCCAAGGGCAAAGTCATCACCGGCACCACGGTGGTGCCGGTGGCCTGCGACAACTTAACCGGCGAGATGCTAAAGGAGCTGAAAGCCCCGCTCAATCAGGCCGAGGCGCTTTTGATCATGACCTGCGCCTACGGGGTGCAGACCATCGCCCGGCAGCTCAAAAAATTTGTCGTCCCGGCACTGGATACCCTGTTTGTGGGCAAGGAAACCGCCTACGGCGAGTTCAATGAAATCTGCAAACAGTGCGGCACCTGCGTCATCGGCGAGACCGGCGGCATCTGCCCGGTGACCGCCTGCCACAAGGGTCTGGTCAACGGTCCGTGCGGCGGCACCAACAACGGCAAATGCGAAATCGATCCGGACAAGGACTGTGCCTGGACCCTGATATACAACCGATTGAATGAACTCGGCCGTCTGGAGCTCATGCGCCATTATCAGCAGCCGAGAAACCATTTGGGCGAGCCGAGCCCCGGGAAATTTAATATTTAG
- a CDS encoding FAD-dependent oxidoreductase: MASEKLTSIGQLEWLRNKILADTGKGRTEIHVCMTGCRAYGAADVAGALSDEVRRHGLEKEVDVRSTGCHGFCAKAPVIAIEPLGVQYQEVAPEDAAEIVGQTIRKKQLIERLAYEDPRTHQLIYHRDQIPFYKNQERRILAHCGRIDPTRIEHYIAGDGYKALVRALSQMTPEGVIEEVIAAKLKGRGGAGFPAGLKWRFARQAENFPKYLICNADEGDPGAFMDRALLEGDPHAVLEGMLLAAYAIGAEYGFIYVREEYPIAVEHLTIAIEQAENLGLLGENILGTGVNFKLSLKMGAGAFVCGEETALMASIEGKRGMPRPRPPFPAQAGLDEKPTNINNVETFANVPLIIKNGADWYGQVGTENSKGTKIFSLAGKVNNTGLVEVPIGITIKEVIYDIGGGIPKGRQFKAVQMGGPAGGCVPAQFINLPIDYDTIQRVGAIMGSGGMVVMDENNCMVEIARFFLSFTQSESCGKCAPCRLGTTQLLETLSRISLGQGRIEDIDSIKALGETISEASLCGLGQASPKPALSTLKYFEQEYRDHIQEHRCAGAVCDSMVISACQHACPAGIDVPNYVAAVANGNYEDAVEIIRERNPFPAVCGRICIHPCEFKCRRGELDDPVAIRSLKRFASDWYFENVGPDREPFPVTKNEKVAVVGAGPAGLTCAYFLAEMGYEATVFEAQPVPGGMLGIAVPEFRLPRQVIEEEIQYIKNAGVSIHYNSPIDANHTLNDLMKEGYSAVFLAAGAQASKRIGIPGEEEGVEGLYYGLNFLSDVRTGKPMPLSGRTVIIGGGNVALDVARTALRAGSEHVQLFCLESRDQMPAWEKDIIEAADEGVILNPAWAPDAIFHEDNQVTGISFTRCLAVFDQEGKFNPECDINDYQYIETDNIIISIGQAPDMSFLPEDSQLERALWGSLMVDENTLATNVPGVFAGGDFTTGPTYVIRAIASGRRAALAIDKYLAGDKARIYMPDEKTKRAQETGLALEEESSEEKRRVAVEFENPDERVRDFREVEKGFTPAQAHFEAMRCLRCDLEKEDSEL; this comes from the coding sequence ATGGCATCTGAAAAACTCACATCCATCGGGCAGCTGGAATGGCTCCGCAACAAAATTCTGGCGGATACCGGAAAAGGACGCACGGAGATCCACGTCTGCATGACCGGATGCCGGGCATACGGAGCCGCGGATGTCGCCGGCGCGCTCTCGGATGAAGTCCGCAGACATGGGCTTGAAAAAGAAGTGGATGTCCGCTCAACCGGCTGCCACGGCTTCTGTGCCAAGGCGCCTGTGATCGCCATCGAGCCCTTGGGCGTCCAGTACCAGGAGGTTGCCCCGGAGGATGCAGCGGAGATCGTCGGCCAGACTATCCGGAAAAAGCAGCTGATCGAGCGCCTGGCGTACGAAGACCCCCGGACCCATCAGCTCATTTACCACCGGGATCAGATTCCCTTCTACAAAAACCAGGAGCGTCGGATTCTGGCTCATTGCGGACGGATCGATCCCACCCGCATCGAGCACTACATTGCCGGGGACGGATACAAGGCCCTGGTCAGAGCGCTATCCCAGATGACCCCGGAGGGGGTGATTGAAGAGGTAATCGCCGCCAAGCTTAAGGGCCGGGGCGGGGCGGGCTTTCCCGCAGGGCTGAAATGGCGGTTCGCCCGCCAGGCGGAAAATTTTCCGAAATACTTGATCTGCAACGCGGATGAAGGCGATCCCGGCGCGTTTATGGACCGCGCGCTTTTGGAAGGCGATCCGCATGCCGTGCTCGAAGGAATGCTTCTGGCGGCCTATGCCATAGGCGCAGAATACGGCTTCATCTATGTCCGGGAGGAATACCCCATTGCCGTGGAGCATTTAACCATTGCCATCGAGCAGGCGGAGAACCTGGGGCTTTTGGGTGAAAACATTCTGGGTACGGGAGTTAATTTTAAACTCTCCCTTAAAATGGGGGCGGGCGCGTTTGTGTGCGGGGAAGAGACCGCGCTCATGGCCTCCATCGAGGGAAAACGCGGCATGCCCCGGCCCCGGCCGCCCTTCCCCGCCCAGGCTGGCCTGGATGAGAAGCCAACCAATATCAATAATGTGGAAACGTTTGCCAATGTGCCGCTGATCATAAAGAACGGCGCGGATTGGTACGGCCAGGTGGGCACGGAAAACAGCAAAGGCACCAAAATCTTCTCCCTTGCCGGAAAAGTCAACAACACCGGCCTGGTGGAGGTGCCCATCGGGATTACCATCAAGGAAGTCATCTATGACATCGGCGGGGGCATTCCCAAAGGCCGTCAGTTTAAAGCCGTCCAGATGGGCGGGCCGGCCGGCGGCTGCGTGCCGGCCCAATTTATCAATCTCCCCATCGACTATGACACCATCCAGCGGGTCGGCGCAATCATGGGCTCAGGCGGAATGGTGGTGATGGACGAGAACAACTGCATGGTGGAAATCGCCCGGTTTTTCTTAAGCTTTACCCAGTCCGAATCCTGCGGCAAATGCGCCCCCTGCCGTCTGGGGACCACCCAGCTTCTGGAAACCTTAAGCCGGATCTCTTTAGGCCAGGGCCGTATTGAGGATATTGACAGCATCAAGGCGCTGGGCGAGACCATATCCGAGGCCTCCCTGTGCGGGCTCGGTCAGGCCTCTCCCAAGCCGGCGCTTTCCACGCTCAAATACTTTGAGCAGGAATACCGGGACCATATTCAGGAACACCGATGCGCCGGGGCGGTATGCGACTCCATGGTGATCTCCGCATGCCAGCACGCCTGTCCGGCAGGCATTGATGTGCCCAACTATGTGGCGGCGGTCGCTAACGGCAATTATGAAGATGCAGTTGAGATTATCCGGGAGAGGAATCCCTTTCCGGCGGTATGCGGCCGGATCTGCATCCATCCCTGTGAGTTCAAATGCCGGCGGGGGGAGTTGGATGATCCGGTGGCCATCCGATCGCTAAAGCGCTTTGCCTCGGACTGGTATTTTGAAAATGTCGGCCCGGATCGGGAGCCCTTTCCCGTGACCAAGAATGAAAAAGTGGCGGTTGTAGGGGCCGGACCGGCTGGGCTTACCTGCGCCTACTTCCTGGCGGAAATGGGGTATGAGGCCACCGTTTTCGAGGCCCAGCCCGTACCCGGCGGTATGCTTGGCATTGCCGTGCCGGAATTCCGGCTGCCAAGGCAGGTCATCGAAGAAGAGATTCAATACATTAAAAACGCGGGCGTGAGCATTCATTATAACTCTCCCATTGACGCCAATCATACCCTAAATGATCTCATGAAGGAGGGCTACAGCGCCGTATTCCTTGCCGCCGGCGCCCAGGCCAGCAAGCGCATCGGCATCCCCGGCGAGGAAGAAGGCGTGGAAGGCCTCTACTACGGGCTGAATTTTTTAAGCGACGTGCGGACCGGCAAACCCATGCCCCTTTCCGGTCGGACCGTGATTATCGGCGGCGGCAATGTGGCCCTGGATGTGGCCCGCACAGCCCTTCGCGCCGGCTCAGAGCATGTGCAGCTCTTCTGCCTGGAAAGCCGGGACCAGATGCCGGCCTGGGAGAAAGACATTATTGAGGCGGCTGATGAAGGGGTGATCCTAAACCCCGCCTGGGCACCCGATGCGATTTTTCATGAAGACAACCAGGTCACCGGCATCAGCTTTACCCGCTGCCTGGCCGTATTTGACCAGGAGGGCAAGTTTAACCCGGAATGCGACATCAACGATTACCAGTATATTGAAACCGACAATATCATCATCTCCATCGGCCAGGCCCCGGACATGTCGTTTCTGCCTGAGGACAGCCAGCTTGAGCGCGCCCTTTGGGGGAGCCTCATGGTGGATGAGAATACGCTGGCCACCAATGTGCCGGGGGTGTTCGCGGGCGGGGATTTCACCACCGGCCCGACCTATGTTATCCGGGCCATCGCCTCCGGCCGGCGGGCGGCACTGGCCATTGATAAATACCTGGCCGGTGACAAGGCCCGGATCTATATGCCGGATGAGAAAACCAAACGGGCCCAGGAAACGGGCCTTGCCCTGGAAGAGGAATCGTCCGAAGAAAAACGCCGCGTCGCGGTTGAATTTGAAAATCCGGATGAGCGGGTACGCGACTTCCGGGAGGTTGAAAAGGGATTTACCCCGGCGCAGGCCCACTTTGAAGCCATGCGGTGCCTGCGATGTGATCTTGAAAAGGAGGACAGCGAGCTATGA
- the nuoE gene encoding NADH-quinone oxidoreductase subunit NuoE codes for MEPKAIDWNELSAIIDKYRGRKWGLIPLLQEVQEVCGYIPPAAIEPIAMAMNMFPTQVQGVITFYAGFSLQPKGRYVLRVCRGTACHVKGSRSILRMTKKELSLEEGETSPDYQFTLETVACLGACFLAPTMMVNKNYYGKLTPPKVNSILDQYRKPKPAESSSEAKEAD; via the coding sequence ATGGAACCCAAAGCCATAGACTGGAATGAGCTGTCCGCCATCATCGATAAATACCGGGGCCGGAAGTGGGGGCTTATTCCGCTTCTCCAGGAAGTGCAGGAGGTTTGCGGCTACATCCCGCCGGCGGCGATTGAGCCCATTGCCATGGCCATGAATATGTTTCCCACCCAGGTCCAGGGCGTGATCACCTTTTACGCGGGCTTTTCCCTGCAGCCCAAGGGACGCTATGTCCTGCGCGTCTGCCGGGGCACGGCCTGCCACGTCAAAGGCTCCCGCAGCATCCTGCGCATGACGAAAAAGGAACTCAGCCTGGAAGAAGGCGAGACCAGCCCGGATTACCAGTTTACCCTGGAGACCGTGGCCTGCCTGGGCGCCTGTTTTCTGGCGCCCACCATGATGGTCAATAAAAATTACTACGGCAAGCTCACCCCGCCCAAAGTCAACTCCATACTGGATCAATACCGAAAGCCAAAGCCGGCTGAATCATCCAGCGAAGCCAAGGAGGCGGATTGA